From Pseudomonas sp. StFLB209, a single genomic window includes:
- a CDS encoding sigma 54-interacting transcriptional regulator: MSNDASKMEHEVLDIFGTLQSFIRKAAPLNVDMVLEGETGTGKDTLARRIHQLSGRPGPLVALNCAAVPEQLAESELFGVMAGAYTGASKSRAGYIEASNHGTLYLDEIDSMPLLLQAKLLRVLEMRGIERLGSTRFVELDLRVIVATQTPLEKLVEEGKFRRDLFFRLNVIKIQLPTLRSRLEHLHRLFEQFVGEAASRHRLPVPERDPHLLKSLLGHRWPGNIRELKCAAERFVLGMPALQGLAGGLLDESSARLRDYLRALEKAVIQECLARHPNNIESVITELGIPKRTLYHRMKSLSINASES; encoded by the coding sequence ATGAGCAATGACGCTTCGAAGATGGAGCACGAGGTCCTCGACATATTTGGTACCCTGCAGTCGTTCATCCGCAAGGCCGCGCCGCTTAATGTCGACATGGTGCTTGAAGGCGAGACGGGCACTGGCAAAGACACGCTGGCGCGGCGCATTCATCAACTATCAGGGCGTCCCGGTCCGTTGGTGGCACTCAACTGCGCAGCGGTTCCCGAGCAACTGGCCGAGAGCGAATTGTTCGGGGTGATGGCGGGCGCTTACACCGGCGCCTCTAAATCGCGTGCCGGTTATATCGAAGCGTCTAATCATGGCACGTTGTATCTTGACGAAATCGACAGCATGCCGCTGTTACTCCAGGCCAAGTTGCTGCGTGTTCTGGAGATGCGTGGAATAGAGCGTTTGGGGTCGACGCGTTTTGTCGAGCTTGACTTACGAGTGATTGTCGCCACTCAGACCCCCCTTGAGAAACTGGTCGAGGAAGGCAAGTTCCGGCGCGATCTGTTCTTTCGTCTTAACGTCATCAAGATCCAGTTACCGACACTGCGTTCGCGGCTTGAGCACTTGCATCGGTTGTTCGAGCAATTTGTCGGTGAAGCGGCGAGCCGGCATCGCCTGCCGGTTCCGGAGCGCGATCCGCACCTGCTCAAAAGCCTGCTCGGCCACCGTTGGCCGGGCAATATCCGCGAACTCAAATGCGCCGCCGAGCGCTTCGTGCTGGGCATGCCGGCGCTGCAGGGGCTGGCTGGCGGCTTGCTCGATGAGTCCTCGGCACGCCTGCGTGATTACCTGCGGGCGCTGGAAAAGGCGGTAATCCAGGAATGCCTGGCACGTCATCCCAACAATATCGAGTCGGTAATCACTGAACTGGGTATTCCCAAACGCACCCTCTATCACCGCATGAAGAGCCTGAGCATCAACGCTTCTGAATCCTGA